One part of the Ornithodoros turicata isolate Travis chromosome 2, ASM3712646v1, whole genome shotgun sequence genome encodes these proteins:
- the LOC135384276 gene encoding uncharacterized protein LOC135384276, which translates to MNVKRAIDIFSPQVTSALRYLHQYGPRFGIAGFQDCLPTVSFMEMVFKWFTIHNIRNTTFHVVTRDPTRMPFSSSTDAFQLDWLEKEFVNDFTNWRKVAPDKSAFITEETYEALVVTSISTAKCTRQLLSDGHKYVLTAKFSSDSVEALLSTIRQVNGANDQTNAYSALSALKKILTMGILHSSASSNTGPDVFPLGSSRSETRTTNRENDGRGTACADLHQALAMYLPVLEAPPVAPEPGIKATTIILIAGYLVRAVSDNIACHKCIQQMEAPRTQSPTTSIIWNLDRGGLSYPNLQFVGFVGTLILVAEKVAAKMLLTKQPQKQFVNALVPVVGNNPLFIHSGGSKEHTEALVRLTLRKFTRPFLTNETRRLSEANEKVKNLAKKPQSRKVLKV; encoded by the exons ATGAATGTCAAGAGAGCTATCGACATTTTCTCCCCACAA GTGACATCAGCACTGCGGTACTTACACCAGTATGGCCCTAGGTTTGGCATTGCAGGGTTCCAGGATTGCCTCCCTACAGTGAGCTTCATGGAAATGGTGTTTAAATGGTTCACCATTCATAACATCCGCAACACCACATTTCATGTTGTAACCCGGGACCCAACTCGGATGCCTTTCAGTAGCAGCACGGATGCCTTTCA ACTCGACTGGTTGGAAAAGGAATTCGTCAACGACTTTACCAATTGGAGAAAGGTAGCTCCTGACAAATCTGCATTTATAACAGAAGAGACCTATGAGGCCCTAGTTGTCACAAGCATTTCAACTGCCAAGTGTACTCGCCAGCTGCTGAGTGATGGCCACAAGTATGTGCTCACGGCCAAGTTCTCAAGTGACAGTGTTGAGGCCTTGCTCTCAACAATCCGACAAGTGAATGG TGCAAACGACCAAACAAACGCTTACTCTGCACTGTCAGCTTTGAAGAAGATTCTGACGATGGGCATTCTACATTCCTCAGCCAGCAGCAACACCGGTCCTGACGTGTTCCCTCTAGGAAGCTCTAGGTCAGAAACAAGGACAACAAATAGAGAAAATGATGGCAGAGGAACAGCATGTGCTGACTTACATCAGGCCCTTGCCATGTACCTTCCCGTATTGGAAGCTCCACCAG TTGCCCCAGAGCCAGGCATTAAGGCCACCACCATCATCCTTATTGCCGGATACTTAGTGCGGGCAGTTTCTGACAACATAGCCTGCCATAAATGCATACAGCAAATGGAAGCACCCAGAACACAGTCTCCTACAACCTCCATCATATGGAACTTAGATCGTGGAGGTCTCTCATACCCGAACCTCCAGTTTGTAGGTTTTGTGGGGACACTGATTTTGGTAGCAGAAAAGGTGGCTGCAAAAATGTTACTGACTAAGCAGCCACAGAAGCAGTTTGTAAATGCATTGGTACCAGTGGTGGGGAACAACCCATTATTCATTCACAGTGGTGGTAGCAAGGAGCACACAGAAGCATTAGTACGTCTAACCCTGCGGAAGTTTACCAGACCATTCTTAACCAATGAAACTAGGCGACTTAGTGAGGCAaatgaaaaagtaaaaaatctTGCAAAGAAGCCTCAATCACGAAAAGTGCTGAAAGTTTAA